A genomic window from Aquabacterium sp. OR-4 includes:
- a CDS encoding GNAT family N-acetyltransferase, with protein MPIPLPMQLPTLAGPRVLLRPMTPADAPALFALHADAQVMRYWSTPPWTDPQQALDRLHADTQAHALGLHLRLAIARRERPDTLLGACTLFDLDADQGRAEIGYALAPAAWGRGLMREALALLIGHGFDDFGLRRIEADIDPRNTPSARTLEALGFQREGLLRERWCVAGEVSDSALYGLLRRDWLARSALPGNPAGATAA; from the coding sequence ATGCCCATCCCCCTGCCGATGCAGCTGCCCACACTGGCTGGCCCGCGTGTGCTGCTGCGGCCGATGACGCCGGCCGACGCGCCCGCGCTGTTTGCGCTGCATGCCGATGCGCAGGTGATGCGCTACTGGAGCACGCCGCCCTGGACCGATCCGCAGCAGGCGCTCGACCGCCTGCACGCCGACACGCAGGCCCATGCGCTGGGCCTGCACCTGCGCCTGGCCATCGCGCGGCGCGAGCGACCCGACACGCTGCTGGGCGCCTGCACGCTGTTCGATCTGGACGCCGACCAGGGCCGCGCCGAGATCGGCTACGCGCTGGCCCCTGCCGCCTGGGGCCGCGGCCTGATGCGCGAGGCCCTGGCACTGCTGATCGGCCACGGTTTCGACGACTTCGGCCTGCGCCGCATCGAGGCCGACATCGACCCGCGCAACACGCCCTCGGCCCGCACGCTCGAGGCGCTGGGTTTCCAGCGCGAGGGCCTGCTGCGCGAGCGCTGGTGCGTGGCTGGTGAAGTAAGCGACTCGGCGCTCTACGGCCTGCTACGGCGCGACTGGCTGGCGCGCAGCGCCCTGCCCGGCAACCCGGCTGGCGCCACCGCCGCATGA
- a CDS encoding ABC transporter ATP-binding protein, protein MNPRDPVLQLSGLRKAYADTAVFEQVSLALAPGEFVAMLGESGVGKSTLLNCIAGLDEVDGGEILLAGQAVRRLAEPERARLRREHLGFVFQAFHLLPHLSVAENVGLPLRLLGRHGAADAATVQAMLAAVGLAALGARSPAQLSGGQLQRVALARALVHAPRLILADEPTGNLDPATAEKMIDLLQAQVRASGTACLLVTHSASAAARADRVVRLTATGIVPG, encoded by the coding sequence ATGAACCCGCGCGACCCGGTGCTGCAACTGAGCGGCCTGCGCAAGGCGTACGCCGATACGGCGGTGTTCGAGCAGGTGTCGCTGGCGCTGGCGCCGGGCGAGTTCGTGGCCATGCTGGGCGAATCGGGCGTGGGCAAGAGCACGCTGCTCAACTGTATTGCCGGGCTCGACGAGGTGGATGGCGGCGAGATCCTGCTGGCCGGCCAGGCCGTGCGCCGCCTGGCCGAGCCCGAGCGCGCGCGGCTGCGCCGCGAGCACCTGGGCTTCGTGTTCCAGGCCTTCCACCTGCTGCCGCACCTGAGCGTGGCCGAGAACGTGGGCCTGCCGCTGCGCCTGCTGGGCCGCCACGGCGCGGCCGATGCAGCCACGGTGCAGGCCATGCTGGCCGCGGTGGGCCTGGCCGCGCTGGGCGCGCGCAGCCCGGCGCAGCTGTCGGGCGGGCAGTTGCAGCGCGTGGCCCTGGCGCGCGCGCTGGTGCACGCGCCGCGCCTGATCCTGGCCGACGAACCCACCGGCAACCTCGACCCGGCCACCGCCGAGAAGATGATCGACCTGCTGCAGGCCCAGGTGCGCGCCAGCGGCACGGCCTGCCTGCTGGTCACGCACTCGGCCAGTGCCGCGGCGCGCGCCGACCGCGTGGTGCGGCTCACCGCCACCGGCATCGTGCCGGGCTGA
- a CDS encoding DUF2846 domain-containing protein, which yields MNIVRRHVSILLLAAAALASGCASLPSPEVMKKEIASFQLPKLPEEGQAIVYVVRPSPLGTLVRFNVFLDDQEASSEMGYTRGSQYIYFNLKPGDHKIYSKAENWAESLVSVKAGEVIFIQQDTTMGVVMARNALQQLEEVTGKYQVKMATVGTILKTDK from the coding sequence ATGAACATCGTTCGCCGTCACGTCTCCATCCTCTTGCTGGCCGCCGCCGCGCTGGCCTCGGGCTGCGCCTCGCTGCCGTCACCCGAGGTGATGAAAAAGGAGATCGCCAGCTTCCAGCTGCCCAAGCTGCCCGAGGAAGGGCAGGCCATCGTCTACGTGGTGCGCCCATCGCCCCTGGGCACGCTGGTGCGCTTCAACGTCTTTCTCGACGACCAGGAAGCCAGCTCGGAGATGGGCTACACCCGCGGCAGCCAGTACATCTACTTCAACCTGAAGCCGGGTGACCACAAGATCTATTCCAAGGCCGAGAACTGGGCCGAGAGCCTGGTGTCGGTGAAGGCCGGCGAGGTGATCTTCATCCAGCAGGACACCACCATGGGCGTGGTGATGGCGCGCAACGCGCTGCAGCAGCTGGAAGAGGTGACCGGCAAGTACCAGGTCAAGATGGCCACCGTGGGCACCATCCTGAAGACCGACAAGTAG
- the yjfF gene encoding galactofuranose ABC transporter, permease protein YjfF, translating into MKATLPEPAHTGSQTGPHTAPHAAAKAWRPAARHLPVLGAMLVFALASGGGSLAYDGFLSPQVFLNLLIDNAFLLIVAVGMSFVILTGGIDLSVGSVLAFSTMLLAALVERAQWPPALAIAVVLVAGSAFGALMGWLIARFRLQPFIVTLAGMFLARGACYLISIDSISITHEAYGELAQWRLPLGESASLSLGALLALLVLAWGLWLAHGRPFGRTVFAIGGSETSALLMGLPVARTTVAVYALSGLCAALAGVVFSLYMLSGYGLHGLGLELDAIAAVVIGGTLLSGGRGHLLGTLFGVLVLGVIQTLISFDGSLSSWWTRIAIGALLLAACLLQRLFELRRR; encoded by the coding sequence ATGAAGGCCACCTTGCCTGAGCCGGCGCACACCGGGTCGCAAACCGGGCCGCACACCGCGCCGCACGCCGCGGCCAAGGCCTGGAGGCCGGCCGCGCGCCACCTGCCGGTGCTGGGCGCCATGCTGGTGTTTGCGCTGGCCTCGGGGGGCGGCAGCCTGGCCTACGACGGCTTCTTGTCGCCGCAGGTGTTTCTGAACCTGCTGATCGACAACGCCTTTCTGCTGATCGTGGCGGTGGGCATGAGCTTCGTGATCCTGACCGGCGGCATCGACCTGTCGGTGGGCTCGGTATTGGCCTTCAGCACCATGCTGCTGGCCGCGCTGGTGGAGCGGGCGCAGTGGCCACCGGCGCTGGCCATCGCCGTGGTGCTGGTGGCCGGCAGTGCCTTTGGTGCGCTGATGGGCTGGCTGATCGCGCGCTTTCGGCTGCAGCCCTTCATCGTCACGCTGGCCGGCATGTTTCTGGCACGGGGGGCCTGCTACCTGATCAGCATCGATTCGATCAGCATCACCCACGAAGCCTATGGCGAGCTGGCGCAGTGGCGGCTGCCGCTGGGCGAGTCGGCCTCGCTGAGTCTGGGCGCGCTGCTGGCGCTGCTGGTGCTGGCCTGGGGCCTGTGGCTGGCCCATGGACGGCCGTTCGGGCGCACGGTGTTCGCCATCGGCGGCAGCGAAACCTCGGCCCTGCTGATGGGCCTGCCGGTGGCACGCACCACGGTGGCGGTGTATGCGCTCAGCGGCCTGTGCGCGGCGCTGGCGGGCGTGGTGTTCAGCCTGTACATGCTGTCGGGCTACGGCCTGCACGGGCTGGGGCTCGAGCTCGATGCGATTGCCGCGGTGGTGATCGGCGGCACCTTGCTCAGCGGCGGCCGCGGCCACTTGCTGGGCACGCTGTTCGGGGTGCTGGTGCTGGGCGTGATCCAGACCCTGATCAGCTTCGACGGCAGCCTCAGCTCGTGGTGGACGCGCATTGCCATTGGCGCCTTGCTGCTGGCCGCCTGCCTGCTGCAGCGGCTGTTCGAGCTGCGCCGGCGCTGA
- a CDS encoding ABC transporter permease, producing MSADLGADKAPGTRASAKPARHPLLWPLLTLALLLAVNAAFNPGFLQLQWRDGHLYGSLIDILNRAAPLAVVALGMTLVIATRGIDISVGAVVAMSAAVAALMVGGELVIRDGVQSHVSRFPMPLALAAALAVATLCGLWNGLLVARVGMQPIIATLILMVAGRGIAQLLTGGQIITIYYAPYFYLGSGHLLGLPFAVFVAGAVWLLLHLAMTRSALGLFVQAIGINPAAARVAGLPQRAITLWAYVFCGFAAGVAGLLISANVKSADGNNAGLLMELDAILAVTLGGSLLSGGRFSLAGSVLGALIIQTLTATIYAIGVPPEVNMVVKAAVVFVVMLLQSAEFRAWLGRVAVRRGGP from the coding sequence ATGAGCGCCGACCTGGGCGCTGACAAGGCCCCGGGCACGCGTGCCAGCGCGAAACCCGCCCGCCATCCGCTGCTGTGGCCGCTGCTCACGCTGGCGCTGCTGCTGGCGGTGAACGCGGCCTTCAACCCCGGCTTTCTGCAGCTGCAGTGGCGCGATGGCCACCTGTACGGCAGCCTGATCGACATCCTCAACCGCGCCGCACCGCTGGCCGTGGTGGCGCTGGGCATGACGCTGGTGATCGCCACCCGCGGCATCGACATCTCGGTGGGCGCGGTGGTGGCCATGTCGGCGGCCGTGGCGGCGCTGATGGTGGGCGGTGAGCTGGTCATCCGCGACGGCGTGCAAAGCCATGTCAGCCGCTTTCCGATGCCGCTGGCGCTGGCCGCGGCGCTGGCCGTGGCCACGCTGTGCGGGCTGTGGAACGGGCTGCTGGTGGCGCGTGTGGGCATGCAGCCGATCATTGCCACGCTGATCCTGATGGTGGCCGGGCGCGGCATCGCGCAGCTGCTCACCGGGGGCCAGATCATCACCATCTACTACGCGCCGTACTTCTACCTGGGCAGCGGCCACCTGCTGGGCCTGCCGTTTGCGGTGTTCGTGGCCGGCGCGGTGTGGCTGCTGCTGCACCTGGCCATGACACGCAGTGCGCTGGGCCTGTTTGTGCAGGCCATCGGCATCAACCCGGCGGCGGCGCGCGTGGCCGGCCTGCCGCAGCGCGCCATCACGCTGTGGGCCTATGTGTTCTGCGGCTTTGCCGCCGGCGTGGCCGGCCTGCTGATCAGCGCCAACGTCAAGAGCGCCGACGGCAACAACGCCGGCCTGCTGATGGAGCTGGATGCCATCCTGGCCGTCACGCTGGGCGGCAGCCTGCTCAGCGGCGGGCGCTTCAGCCTGGCCGGCAGCGTGCTTGGCGCGCTGATCATCCAGACCCTCACCGCCACCATCTACGCCATCGGCGTGCCGCCCGAGGTCAACATGGTGGTCAAGGCGGCGGTGGTGTTCGTGGTGATGCTGCTGCAGTCGGCCGAGTTTCGCGCCTGGCTGGGCCGCGTAGCGGTGCGCCGGGGTGGGCCATGA
- a CDS encoding sugar ABC transporter ATP-binding protein, whose amino-acid sequence MNSDLVLEARGLSRAFTGVQALQGVDLCLRAGEVHALMGQNGAGKSTLIKLLTGVLVPDAGVLRLAGQAVSPRHPADAQRLGISTVYQEVNLCPNLSVAENIFAGRAPRHGAAGLWCIRRRRMRADARALLARLNLADIDVDQPLDSFPVAVQQMVAIARALAVQARVLILDEPTSSLDEGEVARLFALLRRLRSEGLAILFVTHFLDQVYALCDRITVLRNGRWVGEYTPAALPAAALIRAMVGRDLATQAQRAAVAGAGGPAGPEPAPAPLLAAHGLGRRGTLQPVSLQLRAGEVLGVAGLLGSGRTELARLLFGLDRADSGTLAVRGQPLRLEQPLQAIRAGLALCPEERKLEGIVGELSVRENIILALQARQGLARHVPLARQAELAQQFVAALGIKTADIETPVALLSGGNQQKVVLARWLLTEPALLMLDEPTRGIDVAAKQDVMNEVLRLAQAGMAVLFISSELDEVLRLADRTLVLRNRALVGELPAGSSEQAVVDVIAAA is encoded by the coding sequence TTGAACTCCGACCTGGTTCTCGAGGCGCGCGGCCTCTCGCGTGCCTTCACCGGCGTGCAGGCGCTGCAGGGGGTCGACCTGTGCCTGCGGGCCGGCGAGGTGCATGCGCTGATGGGGCAGAACGGCGCGGGCAAGTCCACGCTGATCAAGCTGCTCACCGGCGTGCTGGTGCCCGATGCCGGCGTGCTGCGGCTGGCCGGCCAGGCGGTCTCGCCGCGCCATCCGGCCGATGCGCAGCGCCTGGGCATCAGCACCGTGTACCAGGAGGTCAACCTCTGCCCGAACCTCTCGGTGGCCGAGAACATCTTTGCCGGGCGCGCGCCGCGGCATGGCGCGGCCGGGCTGTGGTGCATCCGCCGCCGGCGCATGCGCGCCGATGCCCGCGCGCTGCTGGCCCGGCTGAACCTGGCCGACATCGATGTGGACCAGCCGCTCGACAGCTTTCCGGTGGCGGTGCAGCAGATGGTGGCCATCGCCCGCGCTTTGGCGGTGCAGGCGCGGGTGCTGATCCTCGACGAACCCACCTCCAGCCTCGACGAGGGCGAGGTGGCACGGCTGTTTGCGCTGCTGCGCCGGCTGCGCAGCGAAGGCCTGGCGATCCTGTTCGTGACCCATTTTCTCGATCAGGTGTATGCGCTGTGTGACCGCATCACCGTGCTGCGCAATGGCCGCTGGGTGGGCGAGTACACGCCGGCCGCGCTGCCGGCGGCGGCCCTGATCCGCGCCATGGTCGGCCGCGACCTGGCCACGCAGGCGCAGCGTGCCGCTGTGGCCGGGGCCGGCGGCCCGGCCGGGCCCGAGCCCGCGCCCGCGCCGCTGCTGGCCGCCCACGGCCTGGGCCGGCGCGGCACGCTGCAGCCGGTGTCGCTGCAGCTGCGCGCGGGCGAGGTGCTGGGCGTGGCCGGGCTGCTGGGCTCGGGCCGCACCGAGCTGGCACGCCTGCTGTTCGGGCTGGACCGGGCCGACAGCGGCACGCTGGCGGTGCGCGGCCAGCCGCTGCGGCTGGAGCAGCCGCTGCAGGCCATTCGCGCCGGCCTGGCGCTGTGCCCCGAGGAGCGCAAGCTCGAAGGCATCGTCGGCGAGCTGTCGGTGCGCGAGAACATCATCCTGGCGCTGCAGGCCCGCCAGGGCCTGGCCCGGCATGTGCCGCTGGCCCGGCAGGCCGAGCTGGCGCAGCAGTTCGTGGCGGCGCTGGGCATCAAGACCGCCGACATCGAAACCCCGGTGGCGCTGCTGTCGGGCGGCAACCAGCAGAAGGTGGTGCTGGCGCGCTGGCTGCTCACCGAACCGGCCCTGCTGATGCTGGATGAACCCACCCGCGGCATCGACGTGGCCGCCAAGCAGGATGTGATGAACGAGGTGCTCCGGCTGGCCCAGGCCGGCATGGCCGTGCTGTTCATCTCGTCCGAGCTGGACGAGGTGCTGCGCCTGGCCGATCGCACCCTGGTGCTGCGCAACCGCGCGCTGGTGGGCGAGCTGCCCGCCGGCAGCAGCGAGCAGGCGGTGGTCGACGTGATCGCAGCCGCATGA
- a CDS encoding ABC transporter substrate-binding protein, whose product MNMQRRDLIAALAAAGLPLGALAQGKLVLGFSQIGAESEWRTANTESIKSAAKDAGIELKFADAQQKQENQIKAIRAFIAQKVDVIAFSPVVESGFGPVLREAKAAKIPVILTDRAVNEKDTSLWVSFMGSDFVEEGRKAGRWLLENHKGQGDVVIVELQGTVGSAPAIDRKKGFEEVLKAQPRFKVIRSQTGDFTRAKGKEVMEAFLKAEGKKIQVLYAHNDDMAIGAIQAIEEAGMKPGKDITIISIDAVKGAFEAMIAGKLNVSVECSPLLGPQLMAAVKDLKAGKTLPKRIVTEEGIFPMEVAAKEFPKRKY is encoded by the coding sequence ATGAACATGCAACGCCGCGACCTGATCGCCGCCCTGGCTGCCGCCGGCCTGCCGCTGGGCGCGCTGGCCCAGGGCAAGCTCGTGCTGGGCTTTTCGCAGATCGGTGCCGAGTCGGAATGGCGCACCGCCAACACCGAATCGATCAAGTCGGCCGCCAAGGATGCCGGCATCGAGCTGAAGTTTGCCGATGCGCAGCAAAAGCAGGAGAACCAGATCAAGGCCATCCGCGCCTTCATTGCGCAGAAGGTCGACGTGATCGCCTTCTCGCCGGTGGTCGAGTCGGGTTTCGGGCCGGTGCTGCGCGAAGCCAAGGCGGCCAAGATCCCGGTGATCCTGACCGACCGTGCGGTCAACGAGAAGGACACCAGCCTGTGGGTCAGCTTCATGGGCTCCGACTTCGTCGAAGAAGGCCGCAAGGCCGGCCGCTGGCTGCTCGAGAACCACAAGGGCCAGGGCGACGTGGTCATCGTCGAGCTGCAGGGCACGGTGGGCTCGGCGCCGGCCATCGACCGCAAGAAGGGCTTTGAAGAGGTTCTCAAGGCCCAGCCGCGCTTCAAGGTCATCCGCTCGCAGACCGGCGACTTCACCCGTGCCAAGGGCAAGGAGGTGATGGAAGCCTTCTTGAAGGCCGAGGGCAAGAAGATCCAGGTGCTCTACGCGCACAACGACGACATGGCCATCGGCGCCATCCAGGCCATCGAGGAAGCCGGCATGAAGCCCGGCAAGGACATCACCATCATCTCGATCGACGCGGTCAAGGGCGCCTTCGAGGCCATGATCGCCGGCAAGCTGAATGTCAGCGTCGAGTGCAGCCCGCTGCTGGGCCCGCAGTTGATGGCCGCGGTGAAGGACCTGAAGGCCGGCAAGACCCTGCCCAAGCGCATCGTCACCGAGGAAGGCATCTTCCCGATGGAGGTGGCGGCCAAGGAGTTTCCCAAGCGCAAGTATTGA
- a CDS encoding flagellar biosynthesis protein FlhA, translating into MNTKHKTEGPSAALLGSGRDMLQLASGGLGRHSDLLLIGLFVAIIALMVLPLPAWLLDTLIAANLTAAVVVLIVAMYIGSPLGLSTFPALLLFTTLFRLALNIASTRQILLTGHAGDIIKTFGQMVVGGDVIVGLVVFLIIALVQFIVIAKGSERIAEVSARFSLDAMPGKQMSIDADLRAGLIAKDEARARRHALESESQLYGAMDGAMKFVKGDAVAAIIIAAVNIIGGIAVGMLRKDMSLDAATRLYSVLAVGDAMVSQIPSLLMSVAAGVVVTRVAGKDGKSGNLAQDILGQVAAHPRGLMIAGSVVALMGLVPGFPMAQFVLLGAAAGAGGWWASPAQQRRRQGTQGQPMAALVREGSDQVQQWGEAPAQAWAAGVALRLDATVFERLDARLLDEAVGTERLRLQQQLGLPFPGLMLVPATHEAPAGQLVFEVHGVPVLSLAFDSLEAANDGPEAALAQALRQVIEARASRFMGVQEALVLTQMLEAQMPELERELRQCTPLPRLAEVARRLLDEGVSLRDLPGLAQALVDHAAREKDTTALVEKVRQALGDQITHQHANAKGELAALVLAPELEDQLAAALRASVQGSHLALPHAAREGLLLAMAQAMARRQVPGLRTVLLVHTATLRPALRVLLRDSSLADRAVLCAGELRANLNVLVVDEIGPDSLAAAAA; encoded by the coding sequence ATGAACACCAAGCACAAGACCGAAGGCCCGTCTGCCGCCCTGCTGGGCAGCGGGCGCGACATGCTGCAGCTGGCCTCGGGCGGGCTGGGCCGCCACAGCGACCTGCTGCTGATCGGCCTGTTCGTGGCCATCATTGCGCTGATGGTGCTGCCGCTGCCGGCCTGGCTGCTGGACACGCTGATCGCCGCCAACCTGACGGCTGCGGTGGTGGTGCTGATCGTGGCCATGTACATCGGCTCGCCGCTGGGGCTGTCCACCTTTCCGGCGCTGCTGCTGTTCACCACGCTGTTCCGGCTGGCACTGAACATCGCCTCGACCCGGCAGATCCTGCTCACCGGCCATGCCGGCGACATCATCAAGACCTTCGGCCAGATGGTGGTGGGGGGCGACGTGATCGTTGGACTGGTGGTCTTTCTGATCATCGCGCTGGTGCAGTTCATCGTCATTGCCAAGGGCTCCGAGCGCATTGCCGAGGTCTCGGCCCGCTTCAGCCTGGACGCCATGCCCGGCAAGCAGATGAGCATCGATGCCGACCTGCGCGCCGGCCTGATCGCCAAGGACGAGGCCCGCGCCCGCCGCCATGCGCTGGAAAGCGAAAGCCAGCTCTACGGTGCGATGGACGGCGCGATGAAGTTCGTCAAGGGCGACGCGGTGGCGGCCATCATCATCGCCGCGGTCAACATCATTGGCGGCATCGCGGTGGGCATGCTGCGCAAGGACATGTCGCTCGACGCCGCCACGCGCCTGTACTCGGTGCTGGCGGTGGGCGATGCGATGGTGTCGCAGATCCCTTCGCTGCTGATGTCGGTGGCCGCCGGCGTGGTGGTCACCCGCGTGGCCGGCAAGGACGGCAAGAGCGGCAACCTGGCGCAAGACATCCTGGGCCAGGTGGCCGCCCACCCGCGCGGGCTGATGATCGCCGGCAGCGTGGTGGCGCTGATGGGCCTGGTGCCGGGCTTTCCGATGGCCCAGTTCGTGCTGCTGGGGGCGGCTGCCGGGGCGGGGGGCTGGTGGGCATCGCCGGCGCAGCAGCGCCGCCGCCAGGGCACGCAGGGCCAGCCGATGGCGGCCCTGGTGCGCGAAGGCAGCGACCAGGTGCAGCAGTGGGGCGAGGCGCCGGCGCAGGCCTGGGCCGCCGGCGTGGCGCTGCGCCTGGATGCCACCGTTTTCGAGCGCCTGGATGCGCGCCTGCTCGACGAGGCCGTGGGCACCGAGCGCCTGCGCCTGCAGCAGCAGCTGGGCCTGCCGTTTCCGGGCCTGATGCTGGTGCCGGCAACGCACGAGGCGCCGGCCGGCCAGCTGGTGTTCGAGGTGCACGGCGTGCCGGTGCTGAGCCTGGCCTTTGACAGCCTGGAGGCCGCCAACGACGGCCCCGAGGCCGCACTGGCCCAGGCCTTGCGCCAGGTGATCGAGGCGCGGGCATCGCGCTTCATGGGCGTGCAGGAGGCGCTGGTGCTGACCCAAATGCTCGAGGCCCAGATGCCCGAGCTGGAGCGCGAGCTGCGCCAGTGCACGCCGCTGCCGCGCCTGGCCGAGGTGGCCCGGCGCCTGCTGGACGAGGGCGTCTCGCTGCGCGACCTGCCGGGCCTGGCCCAGGCCCTGGTGGACCATGCGGCGCGCGAGAAGGACACCACCGCGCTGGTCGAGAAGGTGCGCCAGGCGCTGGGCGATCAGATCACCCACCAGCATGCCAATGCCAAGGGCGAGCTGGCGGCGCTGGTGCTGGCGCCCGAGCTGGAAGACCAGCTGGCCGCCGCGCTGCGCGCCAGCGTGCAGGGCAGCCACCTGGCCTTGCCGCATGCCGCGCGCGAGGGCCTGCTGCTGGCCATGGCCCAGGCCATGGCGCGGCGCCAGGTGCCGGGCCTGCGCACGGTGCTGCTGGTGCACACCGCCACGCTGCGGCCGGCGCTGCGGGTGCTGCTGCGCGACTCCAGCCTGGCCGACCGCGCCGTGCTGTGCGCCGGCGAGCTGCGCGCCAACCTCAACGTGCTGGTTGTCGACGAGATCGGGCCCGACAGCCTGGCCGCAGCCGCCGCCTGA
- the sctU gene encoding type III secretion system export apparatus subunit SctU, which produces MAGDAQGGAQEKTEQPTHKKLRDARQRGDVWQSRDLSASVAVLVFTVVAVAGARPAVAWLLQLVDTVLTAATAADTDVGALARGLFGLLAWVTVAAAGAGALVGALASGLQVGGVVAFDKVKPDLNHLNPMAGLKRIFAWRTLIELLRLLIKLVAVAVMLWLLARALLPLLARSQHMPLAGWLALGGAQFQALLVLCCVVFGIVALADVAWQRHDYLKRLRMSKDEVIREFKEREGDPILRGRRKQLHHEIAFSDMLQRVRSASVVVVNPTHVAVALHYDRDETPLPMVVAKGEGEVARAIRRAAEEAGVPIYRDIPLARALQADTPLGDYIPDELMQAVAEVLRWVQRMKNQDEGQGQEPYRP; this is translated from the coding sequence ATGGCCGGTGATGCCCAGGGCGGTGCGCAGGAAAAGACCGAGCAGCCCACCCACAAGAAGCTGCGCGATGCGCGCCAGCGCGGTGATGTGTGGCAGAGCCGCGACCTCAGCGCCAGCGTGGCGGTGCTGGTGTTCACCGTGGTGGCGGTGGCCGGCGCGCGCCCGGCCGTGGCCTGGCTGCTGCAGCTGGTGGACACCGTGCTCACCGCCGCCACCGCGGCCGACACCGATGTGGGCGCACTGGCGCGCGGCCTGTTCGGTCTGCTGGCCTGGGTGACGGTGGCGGCCGCCGGCGCCGGCGCCCTGGTGGGGGCGCTGGCCAGCGGCCTGCAGGTGGGCGGCGTGGTGGCCTTCGACAAGGTCAAGCCCGATCTCAACCACCTCAACCCGATGGCCGGGCTCAAGCGCATCTTTGCCTGGCGCACGCTGATCGAGCTGCTGCGCCTGCTGATCAAGCTGGTGGCGGTGGCCGTGATGCTGTGGCTGCTGGCGCGTGCGCTGCTGCCGCTGCTGGCGCGCTCGCAGCACATGCCGCTGGCTGGCTGGCTGGCGCTGGGCGGGGCGCAGTTTCAGGCCCTGCTGGTGCTGTGCTGCGTGGTGTTCGGCATCGTCGCGCTGGCCGACGTGGCCTGGCAGCGCCACGACTACCTCAAGCGCCTGCGCATGAGCAAGGACGAGGTGATCCGCGAGTTCAAGGAGCGCGAGGGCGATCCCATCCTGCGTGGCCGGCGCAAGCAGCTGCACCACGAGATCGCCTTCAGCGACATGCTGCAGCGCGTGCGCAGCGCCTCGGTGGTGGTGGTCAACCCCACCCATGTGGCCGTGGCCCTGCACTACGACCGCGACGAGACCCCGCTGCCCATGGTGGTGGCCAAGGGCGAGGGCGAGGTGGCGCGCGCCATCCGCCGCGCCGCCGAGGAGGCCGGCGTGCCGATCTACCGCGACATCCCGCTGGCGCGCGCGCTGCAGGCCGACACGCCACTGGGCGATTACATCCCCGACGAGCTGATGCAGGCCGTGGCCGAAGTGCTGCGCTGGGTGCAGCGCATGAAGAACCAGGACGAGGGCCAGGGCCAGGAGCCGTACCGACCATGA
- the sctT gene encoding type III secretion system export apparatus subunit SctT, with the protein MNHEIAASVLLAVAVLVARVGVALSMFPMFGGSALPGSVRATVVAGLSLCLLPVLGTEGLQTLGRLDGIALALLLAKEVALGVVLGLAGSMVFWAVHAAGAVIENQAGLSMAATIDPLAGEEDSMLGGLLVQVLSVLFLAAGGLLSLLAVLYESFRVWPIATLGPTLDPALWLNAAQQMMRALGELALRVAAPFVLLMLMVEFGLGLLGRYAPQLQVFFLALPVKVALLVVLLMLYLGLMADGAASLLLPDVVGAMRRLFVPER; encoded by the coding sequence ATGAACCACGAGATCGCGGCCTCGGTGCTGCTGGCCGTGGCGGTGCTGGTGGCGCGGGTGGGCGTGGCGCTGTCGATGTTTCCGATGTTCGGCGGCAGCGCCTTGCCGGGCTCGGTGCGGGCCACCGTGGTGGCCGGCTTGTCGCTGTGCCTGCTGCCGGTGCTGGGCACCGAGGGCCTGCAGACCCTCGGCCGGCTCGATGGCATCGCGCTGGCGCTGCTGCTGGCCAAGGAGGTGGCGCTGGGCGTGGTGCTGGGCCTGGCCGGCAGCATGGTGTTCTGGGCCGTGCACGCGGCCGGCGCGGTGATCGAGAACCAGGCCGGGCTGAGCATGGCCGCCACCATCGACCCGCTGGCCGGCGAAGAAGACTCGATGCTGGGCGGCCTGCTGGTGCAGGTGCTCAGCGTGTTGTTCCTGGCCGCCGGCGGCCTGCTGTCGCTGCTGGCCGTGCTGTACGAGAGCTTTCGCGTGTGGCCGATCGCCACGCTGGGGCCCACGCTCGATCCGGCACTGTGGCTCAACGCCGCGCAGCAGATGATGCGCGCGCTGGGCGAGCTGGCGCTGCGCGTGGCCGCGCCCTTCGTGCTGCTGATGCTGATGGTGGAGTTCGGCCTCGGCCTGCTGGGGCGCTATGCGCCGCAGCTGCAGGTGTTCTTTCTGGCGCTGCCGGTCAAGGTGGCGCTGCTGGTGGTGCTGCTGATGCTTTATCTGGGCCTGATGGCCGACGGTGCCGCCAGCCTGCTGCTGCCCGACGTGGTGGGCGCGATGCGCCGCCTGTTCGTGCCGGAGCGCTGA
- the sctS gene encoding type III secretion system export apparatus subunit SctS produces the protein MDTASLTAFLKQGLMLSLVLSLPVVIVIAVVGVAVALVQAVTQVQEQSVGFGIKLIVGVGLIASTASWAGGELYNFVDAIFAAIARG, from the coding sequence ATGGACACCGCCAGCCTCACCGCGTTTCTCAAGCAGGGCCTGATGCTGAGCCTGGTGCTGTCGCTGCCGGTGGTGATCGTCATCGCCGTGGTCGGCGTGGCGGTGGCCCTGGTGCAGGCCGTCACCCAGGTGCAGGAGCAGTCGGTGGGCTTTGGCATCAAGCTGATCGTGGGCGTGGGCCTGATCGCCAGCACCGCCTCCTGGGCCGGCGGCGAGCTGTACAACTTTGTCGACGCGATCTTCGCGGCGATTGCGCGCGGCTGA